The proteins below are encoded in one region of Danio rerio strain Tuebingen ecotype United States chromosome 14, GRCz12tu, whole genome shotgun sequence:
- the slc35a4 gene encoding probable UDP-sugar transporter protein SLC35A4 precursor (The RefSeq protein has 2 substitutions compared to this genomic sequence) produces MIAISADESPESSSPALRLRWLFLLLLLVLIYGSHAPLLSLCKTQAQIPFSASSCVLLIETSKLFISFASLLASGSVSTLRISISMTTASPYAVPAVLYAFNNHLVVFMQAYMDPSSFQVLSNLKIASTALLYTSCLGKRLHRRQWFAMGLLVSAGVSHSCFSYDLEGKQETAVYITSWGLLLVLVYCFVSGLAAVYTERVLKSQRLPLSMQNLFLYAFGVVVNLASHLSGGEQKGFFEGYSAVVWVIVAGQVANGLLMSVVMKHGTGITRLFVISSAMLVNAVLSWGILGVQLTGYFLFPVVLIGWAVYLYYT; encoded by the coding sequence ATGATCGCAATCTCAGCAGATGAATCTCCAGAATCCTCTTCTCCTGCTCTCCGCCTCCGCTGGCTGTTTCTCCTGCTCCTGCTGGTGTTGATCTACGGCTCTCACGCTCCTCTGCTCTCGCTCTGCAAAACACAAGCACAGATCCCCTTCAGCGCTTCATCATGTGTGCTCCTCATCGAGACCTCCAAACTCTTCATCTCTTTTGCCTCCCTACTAGCATCCGGGAGCGTTTCTACTCTCCGAATCTCCATATCCATGACGACAGCATCCCCGTACGCCGTTCCCGCCGTCCTCTACGCCTTCAACAACCATCTAGTGGTCTTCATGCAGGCCTACATGGACCCCAGCTCCTTCCAGGTGCTCAGTAACCTCAAGATTGCCTTCACAGCTCTCCTCTATACATCGTGCTTAGGAAAGCGTTTGCATCGCAGACAATGGTTTGCTATGGGCTTGCTTATATCTGCCGGCGTTTCTCACAGCTGCTTTAGTTACGATTTGGAAGGTAAGCAGGAAACGGCGGTTTACATCACTTCCTGGGGTTTGCTGTTGGTTCTTGTGTATTGTTTTGTGTCGGGTTTGGCTGCCGTTTATACCGAACGCGTGCTGAAAAGCCAACGTCTGCCGTTGAGCATGCAGAATCTGTTTCTGTACGCGTTCGGTGTTGTGGTCAATCTGGCGTCACATCTGTCCGGCGGGGAACAGAAAGGGTTTTTTGAGGGTTATTCGGCTGTGGTTTGGGTTATTGTCGCCGGACAGGTTGCCAATGGACTGCTTATGTCTGTGGTCATGAAACATGGAACGGGAATCACACGTTTGTTTGTGATTTCGTCAGCGATGCTAGTCAATGCTGTGTTGTCCTGGGGGATTCTGGGAGTTCAGCTTACTGGGTACTTCCTGTTTCCTGTTGTGCTGATTGGATGGGCGGTGTACCTGTATTATACGTAA
- the cd74a gene encoding CD74 molecule, major histocompatibility complex, class II invariant chain a has translation MEPDHQNESLIQRVPSAETILGRGDARNSNTKALKITGLTVLACLLLAGQALTAYMVWGQKQHINALTSGQEKLKAELTRKMSAGAPKAMSLPMNSMPLLKDYSDPTSDQTAVKSKSVPLTKLRPIYSNQREGSGQVDGSRLMPKMMHLPMRSMPLLVNADEDVKSSPESVVELETKCKLESEREVRPGFFKPACDEEGNYMPMQCWHSTGYCWCVTKDGTEIEGTRIRGRPQCESV, from the exons ATGGAGCCAGACCACCAGAACGAGTCTCTGATTCAGCGCGTCCCCAGTGCAGAGACCATCCTGGGTCGAGGTGATGCAAG GAACAGCAATACCAAGGCCCTGAAGATCACCGGACTGACCGTCCTGGCCTGTCTTCTGCTGGCAGGACAGGCGCTGACCGCATACATGGTATGGGGCCAAAAGCAGCACATCAACGCTCTGACCAGCGGACAGGAGAAACTCAAGGCTGAGCTCACCAGGAAGATGTCAG CTGGAGCTCCAAAGGCCATGTCTCTGCCCATGAACAGCATGCCACTCCTGAAGGATTACTCTGACCCCACTTCTGACCAGACCGCCGTCAAGAGCAAGAGCGTTCCCCTCACG AAACTGCGCCCCATTTACTCCAACCAGAGAGAGGGAAGCGGACAAGTAGATG GTTCTAGACTGATGCCGAAGATGATGCATCTGCCCATGAGGAGTATGCCACTGCTGGTGAACGCAGATGAGGACGTGAAGAGCTCACCAGAGtcag TTGTTGAACTGGAGACTAAGTGTAAGCTGGAGTCTGAGCGTGAGGTGAGGCCTGGGTTCTTCAAGCCTGCATGCGATGAGGAGGGCAACTATATGCCTATGCAGTGCTGGCACAGCACCGGGTACTGCTGGTGTGTGACTAAAGACGGCACTGAGATCGAGGGCACACGCATCCGCGGCAGACCCCAgtgtgaatcag tgtga
- the si:dkey-201i24.3 gene encoding uncharacterized protein si:dkey-201i24.3 yields the protein MDSSGEGARAEVCETSDRKRDLQQLLRQEMEMHITEGRASVQRNQERMSRIRQLKEELHKEEIKLQEPDQSQAMSTVDYEKILERRARLKETHERLIENELMKMERELQEEQAGGVEGEMSYLRRERLVLVLQIETLRRENQQAYADLEQQNQRHQQELNLLREESLQVFRAFRDVLEEQKRMSESRYRTLLIDAIQDAVHLSSQNLQLHEEIQQLRKTSQSQ from the exons ATGGACTCCTCT ggtGAAGGAGCGAGGGCAGAAGTGTGTGAAACATCAGACAGGAAGAGAGACCTACAGCAGCTCCTCAGACAGGAAATGGAGATGCACATCACTG AGGGCAGGGCAAGCGTTCAGAGGAATCAGGAGAGAATGAGTCGCATCAGGCAGCTGAAGGAAGAACTGCACAAAGAGGAGATCAAATTACAGGAACCTGACCAATCACAGGCCATGAGCACG GTGGATTATGAGAAAATCCTGGAGCGAAGAGCGAGACTGAAAGAGACTCACGAGAGACTGATTGAGAATGAACTGATGAAGATGGAGAGAGAGCTGCAGGAGGAGCAG gCTGGAGGTGTCGAGGGAGAGATGTCATACCTGCGCAGAGAGAGACTCGTCCTGGTTCTTCAGATAGAGACTCTCCGCAGGGAGAACCAGCAGGCGTATGCAGATCTGGAGCAGCAGAACCAGCGACACCAGCAAGAGCTCAACCTCCTCCGAGAAGAGAGTCTACAG GTGTTTAGGGCGTTTCGTGATGTTCTGGAGGAGCAGAAGAGAATGTCGGAGAGCAGATACAGGACTCTGCTGATAGACGCCATTCAGGACGCGGTTCATCTGTCTTCACAAAACCTGCAGCTCCATGAGGAAATCCAGCAGCTCCGCAAAACATCTCAATCCCAGTGA